A window of Symphalangus syndactylus isolate Jambi chromosome X, NHGRI_mSymSyn1-v2.1_pri, whole genome shotgun sequence genomic DNA:
CACTAACGGGCCCCCCTCTCTGGGCTCCTGTGCTCTTCCTTCTTTGCTGGATTTCTGCATGAACTATTACCACCTGAGACACTGATACAACAGGTTATACACAAAGCTAAGCCTGATACCAACAATTAgttcttcttctccctcttcttcgtCTTCCTCTTTCTGCTCGTCTCTGATGTATTCTTCAAGGACATTTAGCAACTTCAGAGAATGTATATAATCACGTTTCTGCCTGTAACACATAATAAGTAACACGGTCATACGTCATAGAGAGATGAAAAATTAATCCTATTCAAACCCAAACTGACTTGACGTAATTTATACTATAAAGTAGCAAGGGAGTAATAGCAGCTGAAATCTTCTTTTTGGAAAAAGGTGAAATGAGTTACTCTCATTTTGAAAGGATTCCTTCCTTCCTGACTACTAGAGCAGCTATCTTACATTCTTTACCTGCTGAAGACAAAGGAGGGTTTACTGCACTATAACTTTCCCAGAAACATTCATTTTCTCTAAGAGCAGTTTACTTTCCATTTCCTCTTACTGAATAACATATGGGTTCTCATAAGTAGGTTCAAGAATATCATAGCCATTCATCCCGTAAGATTTCCCAAAAGAAATACTTAACTATTTCTCCACTTTGGCACACCAATGATTTTGTAAAAGAAATAGTGAAAACAATTTAACTAAAATAGATAACCTATTTATAACATAAGGTTATCCCTTTCTACATAATTGAGCATCGTTAAGgatctgcagacttaaacattgaGAACATTTAtcttatatgcaactaccatatTTCTAGAAATGGATAAACATTAATTTCACAGGAAGACTATTTTTATCTGGAAGGCAAAAAGAGGTCATCTTCATTGGCTTCTAGGTAATATCTCTTAATTCTGTTAAACTGAGGTTATAAAACTAAAGAAACTTACCTGCTTAGAGAACAATCAAGTAAAATATGTTGTTCACTAGAGACGCCAATATGTACAGGatagtttttgaaattatttgcaccaacaaatacaaataaatgatataaatattattatgcaAAAAAGCCAACAGTCATAccttttaagttgtttttttctcaaagcatgtttacttttgttctttgttttgctGCAAGCTTTATCcattttcatcctttttctttttgcagtaAGATCCTCTTTAATGTCAGTTAGATAgtaaatgaaaatggattaaaagtTAATGTTGAAAAGTGGTTTCTTTGCATATACTGATATCAATATGGGACATTATGGTTCAGCAATATCAGaaggatatttaaaatataaaattcaaagatCATTTCAAAAAGCAAGATTTACTCACTTATTTTCTGTAAAACCTTTCAGGTATTAACATTCGTATTTCAATTCCAATTGGTATAACTGAAAATCACTTAATTGACAGATgatgaaaaaaagcaaataattaaaagtctctattttttaaatgtgcagaAAGAGTTATAAGCACAGACtttaatttctacatttataAAATGTCCTACAATTCAAAGGAGATGTTTCCATGAAATACTGCACAATTCATTATGTAAAGCACACAAAAAAGTATCTTATATAATAAAACCATCAAAAGGGTAGAAACAATACACAGtaagaaaagcatttttaagcaATCTAGTGATTGATGCTATTAACTGTATTTTAATAAAAGGAGCAATGGCCATGAGTATAAAAATTTAGGTTTAGgtaaagaaatacattcaaaaacacttttgaaatattttcttggaGCTTTTTATGGGACATTTGTACCCATAGTGCTGTGTTTCAGAAAACTGTAATACTGCAAGGAATGCTTTCCTAAACATGGTTTCACATCAGAGATCTACCATCAATTGCTAAGAATAATTTTCAGCAATCATAAAAGATTTGTACcacaatacaaatattttttacataCAGTCTCCATCTATAACGCCCAATGTATTAGGCAGCTCACAAAACCAGCACTTTGTCACCAAGCTTTCCAAATATACTGCTTGTATGAATCATCGCTGGAGAAGAGCTGAAAACTgaattgagctttttaaaaataagagtattGTCTCCatcatctctacagaaattttctcaaacttttttgaAAATATGGTCCTATAACAGTGTAACTAATATTTCACACAACAATATAAAGTTTATGAGTTTTTGGATCCAATTACATGTTTCTCACTAGGTAGAAAAGTCGTCCTTTTCTACTACACAGTTTATTACTGGAATAATAATAGAAAGTGATTTTAGAAAATTCAATTTTCTcttgtactttaaaaaaacaaaatcagaaagctGTGACGATAGAACAGCTAAATTAGGAACATGAAAAACTCATATTAAAAACTCTGAGTACATACGGACAGTAAGACGTGAACAACAGACAcctgggcctacttgagggtggagggcaggaggagggtgaggatcgaaAACCAcccatcaggtactatgcttataaactgggtgacaaaataatctgtataccaaaaccctgtgacatgcaatttatctatataacaaacctgcacatgtacccccaaacttaAAGTAAAAGCTAAAAAACACCACTGATATATGACTTAATCTGTGTACACTAAAAGGAACGAATAGAGCTGTTTCTcctccagtgtcctctaattttcTCCAAACAATTAAATTTCCACATGTATGAAAGAAAAGCCATCCATCTCTCTTCACCATTATTAGAAGCATTCTCACATTCCACATCAACAATCAAAAAGGTAAGAAAAACTTATCAAATAgattacattaaatatgtatgttAAATGCTACATATGAGAAGCCATTTAAGACAGTCTTGTCGTCCACTAATTCATATAACTTACTGCAAGAGTTGCATGACTGAAAACAATTTTCATAAACTACTCCTAAAACATACCTGCAGTATCTTCCGGCTTCTTGGTATTAGCCCTGTAAAAAAAGTTACatcaaaattttcacaaaatactACACAAAATGCCATGTTTGTTGGGAAAAGAAATGTCTTATGTGAAATGTTCTGCATAGAATAGAACAGTGATGACATGATTCAAAACTGACTTTCCCTAAAAGACCCTATCCGACAGGCAAAAGTGACTTAAACAATTTACCCTGTGTGCTCATCTGTTTCAGCAAAAGGTTCTCCTTCCCCATGCTCATCAGTTACATCTTCCTCCCTTGTTTCTGTAAAACGGTTTCTTTCCTCACATTCATCACTGACTGGATCCTTTCctgcattaaaatttaaaagacaaacctTTTTTAGAGGAAGATGCTGCTGTGGACattttttgtggagaaatgtactagttgtagactttttttttttttgctctctgCCAATTAAAGCTTTAAAGCAGAGGTATACATGTTATCACCGGCTCCTGACCATTTTATCGAGGGACTTTGGAAGCCCTTCGGGTTCAAATTCTAGTAAACAACGTACTACAGGTCAGACCCCTTGGATGTCAGGACTGCACCCATGGAGAAGAGCTGCTCTGAGAGCATCTGTAACACTTCTATGAGGGGGGAGCCTTCCACCGGAAGCCTAAGGCTCTTGAGCCTGCTTTGAAAACCTGGCGCATCTTAGCACGTGCACAATGGACTCCAGAGCCACAaaggggcctggggcctggggcctcGGGCTGTCCCTGTGCCCCTAGCACAGAAAGCAGACAGACCGTCCTCTTGGGCGTGCACCTTCTTCCGGGTCCCCTTGGGCTGTATTTACCTGCATGCTTCTTCCCCCGGGCCGCCATAAATTGAGCCTTCAGCTGGGCCTTGGCAGTCCTCCTGCCCATAGGATCCGTGGCTGGCTGTCCTGGGAAGCTAGAGGCGATCCCTGAACCTGGTGAGCGCAAAGACACACTAAGGAAGCTAAGGAAACCTGACATCGGAAAGGAAAGCCATTGGGATCACAGGTTCAAGAAGGGTGGGACTGGTCCGCCCTGGAGCAGGAGGGGACGGAAAAGATGCCAGTGTCCCCTCCTGTCCTGGCCCGTCCAGCCCGTCCAGCCCGTCCCCGGGGCTGGCTGCAAAGCTCACAGCTGCCCCTCACACCTGAACTCCACGGCCTCTGCGGGATCCTCGCCACGCCTTTGGGACAGAACTCAGCCCTACCTCTGAGTCACCCAGGGACCccatgtggctgggaaggccGCTGGGTGACACAGGATCTCCCCAGCCACCTCCAGGGGAATGTCAGGGGCTGCACTGCCACTCGCCTGCCTGGACACACAGGGGACCCCCGGTGACCCCAAGTGTCCTGTCCTGACAGGCGGCCGGGCAGGAGGGCCCCACTCAGACTGTCGCCCACAacacccccgccccacccccacttCTCCCCACCTTCGGCCCCTCCCCTCAACACACGCACAAGCCCCCAGGACCCTCCCGGGCCCTAGCGATCACCCAGGCAGCTCCagctccctccctgccctggcccaCCCCAGCCCACCCTCAGGGCCTTGCCCTGACCCAGGCCCCAGGCGACGACGCCAGGGCCATTTCCTCACAGGTCAGCGGGCTGCCCAGCGCTTCACACCCTGGTTCCCAGAGGGCCTCGTGCCTGCGTTCCCGCCTCCCCACCGCGAGTGCTTCACCTGAGGGACCCCTGATGTGGTGCCCTCAAAGAACCTAAAGACAACGACACCACTACGATCTCTTAGAAAACGGgtcctctcaggaggctgaggcaggagaattgcttgaacccgggaggtggaggttgcagtgagcccagatcttgccactgcactgcagcctaggcggCAAGAgccagacttcgtctcaaaaaacaaacaaacaaacaaacaaacaaaaaaagaaaaagaaaagaaaacgggtCCTCAGTTCTCGTGAGAGCTGCAGGCAGGACTTCCTGCGCTCCTCGCTGATTGGCCGGCTCAGTGCACATGCGTGTGACGGGCTGTGTGGGGCCAGGCCCCCTGCTGGCAcgccctcccccttcccctaagTGACAGCCCGTGGTTGCTGtggactggggtgggggtggccctTTGGGGCCTCTGTCCCCACAATCTTTCAGCTTCTCCTCCTGGGGAGGGACACAAGGACTTGGGATGGAGGCCAAGTGGACGGGACCTAGAACCTCACCCTGGGGCTTGTTCCAGCCACCCCTGCCCCTTTGGCTAGAATGGCCATCACCCTGTGGGTGGAGCCCAGGCTCCCTCCCATGCCCTGTGTGCTTCCAGCATGCCCAGCTGCGTCCTTTTTAATCAATGGATTGTGCTTTtatcgtttttgtttgtttttgagactgagtctcgctctatcgcccaggctggagtgcagtggcaagatctcagctcactgcaatctctgcttcccaggttcaagcgattctcctgcctcagcctcccgaggtgctgggattacaggagcccgacaccacgccctgttattattattatt
This region includes:
- the FAM9B gene encoding protein FAM9B translates to MGRRTAKAQLKAQFMAARGKKHAGKDPVSDECEERNRFTETREEDVTDEHGEGEPFAETDEHTGANTKKPEDTAEDLTAKRKRMKMDKACSKTKNKSKHALRKKQLKRQKRDYIHSLKLLNVLEEYIRDEQKEEDEEEGEEELIKIFQEQQKRWQQYRSVRRERLKEMKLLRDHFIKALEDFEDQWDRVFSDEDSELDN